TCACGAGAGCAGCCACGGGGGTTAACCACATGCGGGAGTCCATACGGCGACTGCCGTCCTTTGTATAAggaatatttttttgttttcttgttaAAATCTACATTGGGCGATGCCCATGACACTCTCGAGCCCCGCTAAAAGTGGGCTGACCCTCCCGAACAAGAGCACCGACACGCAACTGCGGACAAACTCCAGCCACGGGACTAAACCGATTGGGTCTGGAGCGCGGGGCaaggggggtgtgcctccggcggctggggctccgccccagaccctggttgctcctgcttcgcaggagagatTGGGTGGGGCCATGGCCGtaaccgactcgagcgaagcgagaggggcagcggggtctggggcagagccccaagccgccggaggcagcacgTGCTGAGAGTGGCTAGCGCCGGCCGGGTTAACCTCGACCCACCGGCATGGAACAAATCGGTGCGTCAAGCGGGCGGCAGCCTCACGCGACATGGacctgcctgcctccggcggctggggctctgccccagaccccatggctcctctcgcttcgctcgagtcggttctcCCCGATGCCCTCCCCtcagtctcctgcgaagcaggagcaaccagggtctggggcggagccccagccgccggaggcacacccacaGACCGCGCGTTGCTTTTTGCGCCATGGAAAAATGTTCGACGACGTATAATGAGGGGTCGGTGCATGACATGAGTGAGGGGGATCGCGGGCTGCACCAGGCCCAAACGGACAGCCAACGGCGGCGGGCTGCTGCATgcaacggggtctgcctccggcggctggggctctgctGTCACGATTCCGGCTTCCCAATAGCTTATCCGTTATCTTCCGACCTCTACCGACTACCTCCGCATGTCAGCCGTCTTCCTGCctctcttcaacatcactcCAAATGCATACTTCTGCATCTCATGTCGTCTTCGCCGACTTATCTCTCTATaacttctccttgataagTTTCATGTTGACGCTAATGCCGTCTGCTCCACTTCCTATGTCTCCAGTTTGTCTTGGCTCGTTTCACACTCGCCTCtccttggtcatttgatctatgttttgtttcatctaataatttcgcctcattctcttttctttattttcttctcaaagattcttttctactttttcatcttgttctcaattattatataaagggtactattttgctctttcaattagttttattctttagatattaaaacatCTGTTACTAATATTAATCCTTATTCAAAACCTCCTTCAAGTGCGACTACTCCCAGAACTTAACCGACTTTCATACAACTTTATCTCACAGTAAGTGTATATGAATCTTAAAGGTTAACCTGGTTATTCTGAtaattcttatctttaGATAATGGTTTCGCATGCCACATGGATAAAGTATTCCGAATATCTCGGACATGAAACAGCCGTGCATCTTCGGAAGCCTCACCTGACAATCATGTTTTAATATCTCTActttatcttatcttttgataaGGTTATCTTTAGGATGTCCTTGAGCTTGGTAGGGTgcaaatttttttttttgcccACCCTCCCACCCTCATTCCCAGAGTGTTCGATTTCCCCTATTCATGAATAGGCTGTCTGTTGATAGTCATTTCCCGAGGCAAATCTTCTCCCGTGAGACTTATCACCTCACACCACTGATCAGTACCCCTGCTAACCATGTTCGACGATTATGAGTTCTAATACTGTTTCCTCTGCACCTGTCAACGCTGGTCGTTTGACTCGTTCTTCACCCTCAGTATACCTCTTCTCGTTGTAACGTTAGCCCCATTCCGGACAACCTTCGTCAGCATGCTGATACACAGTCATTTTCTCAACCTCCAGCTACTGCAGAAGCTCCTGTTGAACCTGTGAACTGCTATCTGCTTCTGACATTATTTCTGGAACATTCCCTGGCGCTTCGCAGACTGTGGTTTCAGCTTCATCTCGGTCCCCAATTCCACCTCATCCTGATGTCAGTTAAACCTCCTTGCGTAAGCCCCTCAATGCTTCCGGTTATATTCCTTACCCGCCTCGTTCCACTTCGGATTCATCTTCGGTTCCCATACCACTTCAGTTAATCTACTGTtccttccacttcggattcttcttcggttCCCATACCACTTCAGTTTCTACTGTtccttccacttcggattcttcttcggttCCCATACCACTTCAGTTTCTACTGTtccttccacttcggattcttcttcggttCCCATACCACTTCAGTTCCTACTGTtccttccacttcggattcttcttcggttCCCATACCACTTTAGTTTCTACTGTtccttccacttcggattcttcttcggttCCCATACCACTTCAGTTCCTACTGTtccttccacttcggattcttcttcggttCCCATACCACTTCAGTTCCTACTGTtccttccacttcggattCATCTTCGGTTCCCATACCACTTTAGTTTCTACTGTtccttccacttcggattcttcttcggttCCCATACCACTTCAGTTCCTACTGTtccttccacttcggattcttcGGTTCCCACTACCACCTCAGCTCCCACTTCAGTTCACACTGATGTTTCACATACTTTTTCCTCTTCTGGTCCCCCCGGTCCCTCTGGCCCCCCTGGTCCCCCTGGTCCTTCCGCCCCACTTGGCCCCCCCAGCCCACCTCACTCTTCTGACTCTTCTGGTGCTCACGGTCATTCTCTTTCACACTCTGCATTACCTAAGCCATCTCAGTCTTTGTCTGTTCCACAGCAGTTTTATAGTACTGGTGACTTGCTTAAGATTCCCCTTCCCCGTCCCTGGAATGGTGATATTAATACTCTGTCACGTTATATTTCTGCTTATCGTCAACATTTTCAGTCATTGCCTATCCCATCTGGTCTTAGTATGCAGATCCTTCTTCGTTCAGTCCCTGAAGCCACCGCTCAACTATGGCTTCAGCAACCCCCTGATTCTCTAGCTCGCTTGACTCCTGAAGgttttttcacttttttGACTAATCTCTATCATATTTCTCCCCGACATGTTCTTAAGGCACGTGAGTCTGAACTCCGCAATCTACgttgttcttctttgtcACAAGTTCCTACTTACAACACGACTCACCGCGCATTATCTTCTGAACTTGGTTGGAATGAGAGTCAACGGATTGATGGCTACCTTGCTGGGTTTACTCAACCTGACTTGGTTCGTCACACCGATGATGTCGATCCCGAGTATGATTATGATCAACTTCAGCGTCACTTCCAAGCGTTCGCTTTGCGTCTTTATGACAAACGTCGTACTGACACCTCTTCCAATGCTAATAACAATGGTTCTCGTTCTTCTGCTTCACGCTCTGCATCTCGCAAACTCTCTTCTGAAGAGAGACGACGTCGCGAAAAAGAGAAGCTTTGCCTTTATTGCGCATCTCCAGACCATGCTGTAGCACAGTGTTCTGTTAAGCCTGTGTCTAATTCCTCGTCTTCCCAGTCTTCTTCCTTTCCTAAACCTTCGTCAAAATCTTCTGGTTCTACTTCTCGTTCCAAGGTTGTTACTCCTTCTTCTCGTGTTCACATGATCACAGTGAAAACTGAGCCTGTTGAATCCGCTTCTTCGGATTTCCCCGATTCATTCCATGAACAAGCTCTTTCAGATCATGATCTCTCCGATCttaatgaagatgattttgtCGATTCCCCCTCTTCTGGTTCCTCCAGTTCCGCCACTTCCAATTCTTCCACTCTTCAATCTAATGCCTTTTACTTATCCCACTTGATGTTCGCAGAAGTTCCTGCTTGTGTTCCTCATGAGTTTCTAGAAGTCTCTTTTGGCCCGATTACTGGATCTGAGACATCTGTTCAAGCACATGTCGATACTGGTGCACAATCTAGTCTTATTGATTATGATTTCGCAGCTCGCCATAATCTTGGTGTTATCTCTGCCGATCTTGATCTCTATGCCTATAATGCAACTGCCCCTTTTGCTCGAACTCATTTTCAGGTTCCGTTAAGTATCAATTGGCAAGGTAAATTTTATCGTGTTAAGTTTGTGGTTGTTCCTAATTGCCCATATCCCATGGTACTTGGTGCAGGGTTTCTTAAATTCCCTTTCGAATTTAATCTTTTCCAACCCCATCCACTTCAGCCATTACCTCCCCGCGCTGTCACTCCTACTTGTGGTCCCTTCATGCCACAAGCTCCTGTACCTTCTCAACCCGCTTCGTTTGCTTCCTGTCGGTCTTCTTACAAACCGCCTCATAATCAACACAAACGTAGTTATAAGTACAAACACCGTAGATCCCCTCACAATTCTACTCCTACTTCCCGGATTTACTTGGTTACTACTGTTGAAAACGTCGATCCCCCTTCTTTTATTCCTTCTCGGATTCTTAAGGTCTTTGATACTGTCCCCACTTCTTTGCCTCCTCATCGATCTGAATTGATATGAAAATTGACATTCTACCTGATGCGGCACTGCGCAAAGCTCGTGTTTACCCTTTGAGCCCTCCtcaagaagctcttgaCAGAATATCTAGATTCCTATCTTTCCAAAGGCTATATTCGACCTTCAACCTCTTCCATCGCGTCTCCTGTCTTCTTTGTACCTAACAAGAATGGTTCGTTTCGTTTACTTGTTGAATACTCCTACCGATATTCATTCCCGGTTACCTGATCTCaactcttcctcttcaaccCAACCTCTTCGGTTACCTATTCTCCTTAGTAACTCTGATGATTCCTTATCTCCTAATAAGTCGATCATCGCTTCCATCTCTTCTCACGCCCCTTCTCGGTCTCCTTCTCCCACTGAGTTCTCTGCGTTTTCACACCCCTTGACTTCTTACCCCGAGTTGTCAACCGCTCTTCTCGCTGCCTATAACAGCGCACCCAATCTTCCCCTCACAACTAACCATCACTGGACTACTCATGATCAATTCATTTATTATCGAGAACGTCTTTTTGTTCCGCCTCATGCTACGACTCTCAtcaatgatattattcGTCTTTTTCATGACCTTCCGTCCAGCGGACACCTTGGTTACCGCAAAACCTTTGACCTTCTTTCTCGTTACTTTTATTGGCCCCAGATGACTTCGTCGGTCCATCCCTACGTGAAAAACTGCCATCTCTGTCAGGTTAGCAAACCAAAAAACCGTCCACCTCTTGGTCAGTTAATCTCTTTACCGATCCCTGAACGCCCTTGGCAATCCCTGTCCATGGATCATATCACCAATCTTCCCACTGGTCCTAACCAACCCTATGATGCTATCCTTGTTATCGTCTGTCGTCTCACCAAGATGCTTCATCTGATTCGTTGTTCTACCACAGATACTGCATCCTACCTCATCGCCCATCTGCAACTGAATATTTTTCGGCTTCATGGTTATCCGGACTTCATCACTTCAGATAATGGTTCTACCTTTAAATCTGACAAGTTCAAAACTTTTTGTCATAACTCCGGCATCAAGTTACACTTCActtctcctcttcaccCCGCTGGCAATGGTCAAGTTGAACGCTTCAATCAGTTTGTTTCTAACTACATCAAGTCGTTCACCTCTGCTACTCCACATTCCTGGTCCACCAACCTTTCAGATGCTGAATTCGCCTTCAATAATTCAGTTTCTTCTGCCACTGGTTTTACTCCTTTCTACGCCAACTATGGTTTTCATCCTCGCGTTCCTTTCGCCCCTCCTTCAACTCTCCCCCTTACTCCTCGCCATCCTATTGAGTCCTCTCAACACCTTTCCCGTACCCACCTTACTCTCTCTCGGCACCTTGCTAAAGCTCAGCAGAACTACGCGAAACACTACAACCGCCATCATCTCCAGTATACTTTCAATGTTGGTGATCTTGTTCTCGTCAGTTCTTCCCGCTTTCAACTCCAAGGTCAACGGAAAACTCTACCTCGTTTTCTCGGTCCCTTTGCTGTCTCCGAAGTTGTTAACCCTACTTCTTATCGTCTTCAGCTTCCTCCTACTCTTAAAACCCACGATGTTTTTCACATTTCTCACTTGTCCCCTTATCATTCACTTCACGATCCTTCCATCAACATCCTTCATCTCACTGTTGGTGACTTCTCGTTTCCTATCGACAAGATCGTGGATCATCACATCCAACCCGACCAACTTTACTTCCTCGTTCGTTTCAAATACGCCACCACTCGGGCTCACAAACATGAACATTGGATTCCCCTTTCCAGCTTTGGTCGAGACCACTACCCTCTCCTTCGCGCTTATGCTTCCAAGTGTCGTTCTCCAGAGTCTACCACTCTTCTCTCGCGACTCGCTACGCTCGTCGCTTCGGAGGGAGGAGATACTGTCACGATTCCGGCTTCCCAATAGCTTATCCGTTATCTTCCGACCTCTACCGACTACCTCCGCATGTCAGCCGTCTTCCTGCctctcttcaacatcactcCAAATGCATACTTCTGCATCTCATGTCGTCTTCGCCGACTTATCTCTCTATaacttctccttgataagTTTCATGTTGACGCTAATGCCGTCTGCTCCACTTCCTATGTCTCCAGTTTGTCTTGGCTCGTTTCACACTCGCCTCtccttggtcatttgatctatgttttgtttcatctaataatttcgcctcattctcttttctttattttcttctcaaagattcttttctactttttcatcttgttctcaattattatataaagggtactattttgctctttcaattagttttattctttagatattaaaacatCTGTTACTAATATTAATCCTTATTCAAAACCTCCTTCAAGTGCGACTACTCCCAGAACTTAACCGACTTTCATACAACTTTATCTCACAGTAAGTGTATATGAATCTTAAAGGTTAACCTGGTTATTCTGAtaattcttatctttaGATAATGGTTTCGCATGCCACATGGATAAAGTATTCCGAATATCTCGGACATGAAACAGCCGTGCATCTTCGGAAGCCTCACCTGACatctgccccagaccccgttgctcctctcgctgcgctcgagtcggatgCGTCGAGCACCGGGCCGGcaaaactcctgcgaagcaggagcaaccagggtctggggcggagccccagccgccggaggcagacccccctccccctcgTCGAACGATTAGGTTAAGCTTTGTAACCTGATTCGAGAGTCTATCGACAGCTGCCATGCGGCCGGATGCGACAGGTGGTGAGGCCGATCGCGAAGCAGGTCCGTCGCTCATCTTTACCGTTCTGCGACTAATCAGAAGCCTGCACGGATCGCCGGTTGGGTGAGCGACAGTGCATGGGTTAGATCTGGCGCTGGTGCTAAAATAAAAGTGCCTCTGCTGTACTCCTGCTGGCATCCGcctcctgctgctggtggtcaaGATCGAGAGACCGACGTGCGAGCGTGGCCTGATCATTTTCTGGAcccgctgccgctgctgctttcgGGTTACTCGGTTTATACCGACCTGCAAACGACTGGCCCCGCTCCTCCCCTACCCGGCGAATACGAGGTCGCGCTAGACTGATCTGGGGGGCTgggggtatgcctccggcggctggggctccgccccagaccctggtggctcctgcttcgcaggagaatggTGGAGGCGGGGAgatcgactcgagcgaagcgagaggagcaaccagggtctggggcggagccccagccgccggaggcaggccaCGCACGGGCTCGATTGggtttttgaaaatattttcattgcAAAGCTAGTTTAGAGCCTGCGGCATATAAAAATGCGACACCGGAGAggacaacagcagcagagacCGGATTGGGCTGCTGAAGGTTGAGTGTGTTTTGGTGCAGGAACGAACGGGCCAGACGGAGGCGGACAGGTTTCAAGGTTGAATTGACCCGGTTGGAAGAGTACAGGCAGCGCCAGAAAGCTTAAAAAATTAAAGTTAGAGTTTGGCGTGCTCGACGGAATAGTAGTACCAATAACATCCTAGTGGCTGAAGCACCCATCGCGCGATAAACTCAATTCCCGGTATCTTTCTCGTTCTGGCCAACTTTAATCACCCACCTCCCCTGCCACCTCCCCCATCCGGCACGAAGCATCACCATTCGGGCCCAAGCGGGCTGCCGGGGTCTACTGGGGGTGgtgggcctgcctccggcggctggggctccgccccagacccgggttgtgctccgcttcgcggagcggtGGGGGGAGAGGGGCTGCTGGGGGGGTGTGCCCAGTAAGATCGAGGCCCCCGCACCCCTCCCGGGCCTAGGTGGATCCGTGCGAGGGGCGAGCGCCAGGCACAAGGTTTGGGCCCTGTGCAGAGCTGAATGAGGGAATTCAATATAAGCGGTGCAGGCGAAAGGGGCCTGAGAGGGGGGCTCGCGAGATATAAAAGAATGAGGGCAACGAGCCTAACCGGCCGGCCTGGGAGGgggtggctggggctctgccccagaccccgtggctcctctcgcttcgctcgagtcggtttcgtcgacggtcccggcAGTgaactcctgcgaagcaggagctaccagggtctggggcggagccccagccgccggaggcaggtcgACCACTCAGCTGGTGGGAATCCGGATCAGCTAGGATcaaagagagagagagaggcCAGGTCTCGCTAGAATGGAATGCCCTAGTGGAGACTAGCGGGAGGATAGTGGTGGTGTTTGGGGGCTAGCGTGGCAGAGGCTAGCGAGCATCTGCAGCAGTAGTGGACAAGAgcagggggagggggagtAACTGCATCTGGCAGGGGGAGGGGAAGGGGCAGGGCCAGGGCAGGGCCAGGGCAGGGCCAGGGCAGGGCCAGGGCCAGGGGCTTGGGAGTGAGAGGGAGAGAGAGGAAGAGAgaggggagggggtggaAGGAGTGGTGCTCAATGGAGAGGTGAGGGAACTGGCTGGACAAGGGGAGGTGGGAGAGGGATGGTCAGTCGGGGGCTTGGCAAAAGGCCCCCATACCGCACCAGCCAGATCTTATGGCCAAGGCCACGCTATGATCCTGGTTGATAGGCATAAAGCGACGACGACCACGACGACGACCAAGACGACAACGATGTCCGATGCGGGGCGGAGACTGCGGTTTTCAAGTGGGATCGGAACCGAATTAGATCTTGGCTGATCTGGCTGATCTGGTTGATCTGGCTCACCTGGCCTGGCtcattgttttttttaattttgttaGGTCAGTTCAGATCAGTTCAGATCAGTTCGTGGCTTTTGTTTGAACTCGCCCACttttctggttttttttttctctgttCTGTCCTGGTCTGTTCTGTTGTTCTGTTGGCCCGTTCAACTCAAGCACGGGTCATTCACAGCCAGTGGGCTACGGTACTTTTTGGCTGTTGTCTCTCTCATTCTCCAGTGAGGTATTCACCGTCACCGCTCCTGCCCTGTGGTCTCAGTCGCGCTGCCCTTCTGACTTCTGACAGCAGCTGGCGAGGAGGGGCATTGACAGGCAGGACCCCACTacccaccagcaacaggcAGCTGCCCCACCTAGGAACGCTAGTTTATTCAACTTTGATAGTTCTTCGAGtttcgtttcttttttttctttttcctcttTCTCCCTGTTTCTCactctttctttttttttctctttctagCTCTGACTCTCTTTCTATCTCAATTTCGCTCGTTCTATTCcctttctttttctccttcttttttttttgtttttactTTAGACCAGCCCTGAAGGGACCGTAAAAAACccctcctgcgaagcaggagctacggggtctggggcggagccccagccgccggaggcacgaaCAGGACACCCCCAACCACccctgctccgcaggagcgacggggtctgggacaGAGCGCCAGCCAGCGAGCGAGCGAGCGAGCGACCGTAACCGTTCGATACATGCACGTACGTATAACCCATGTTCGACACGAAGATCGGTAGATGcagatttatttattttaacgTCTAGCACGGTCGTCGGCGGTCTTATCgcgtttctttttctcctaTTCCAGAAATTGGTGGAGATGAAAGGCTTGGCGGAAAAACAGCAAAAGCAACGCCATATtaagtgaaaaataaagaccaccaccaactaccacaaaaaataaaacaaaaaataaaaaaacgTATAGAACACTTTCACCCACCCACAAAAAGCAACCACCGCCAATTTACACACTAACAACATCCGACCACCACCGTCCAACTCAAACAGCGGCCCAAGCCAAGcccaagaaaaataatatttacTCCCCCTCGATCGAGCGCTCGCTACTTTTTCAACCCTTTTTTTCCTGGGGGCACGTGCCCCTGGGGAGAcggggactgcctccggcggctggggctccgccccagaccctgatTGTGGTCCGCTTCGCGGAccggctgggaccgtagacggagacgactcgagcgcagcgagaggagctacggggtctgggccagagccccagccgccggaggcaggcaggAGGAATACGGAGCGGCAGGCACGGAACCCCGGCCGACGGCGGTTTAGACTTCCTGCATGGCTGCCAAGGGGAAAGGCCTGCCAGGGCACACACGTCCCTGGCATGCTCGGGGCCTGggtggtgcctccggcggctggggcgctgccccagaccccgtagctcctctcgctgcgctcgagtcgtctccgtctacggtcccagccggtccgcgaagcggaccacaaccagggtctggggcggagccccagccgccggaggcacaccccggACACCCCAGGTGTCCCCCAGGTGTTCCCCCCTGGGCTCGCTACCCCTCTTgggaaaaagaaatgcGTGGCGTTGCTTTTTGTGTTCTTTGCACATCAAACATGCGTGGTGCATCAACTGATACAACCTATAAATTGGGCAGGCTTTTGTAGACTGCTATTATTACCGACAGATTAACAATTCCGGATACGTGACACGCATATCATGGCGAGGATCGCCGGGATAGCCAGGATCGCCGCGATCCGCTAGTTAGTCCCGCCTATTGTTCTGTGTTGGGTAGGTGGTTCCAGACAGCGTTTAGTTTAGTCTAATCTGCTGCCAGGCCAGGCTTGAGGGGTGGTGCCTGCCGCCTGGCCTGTGGTGATGCTTTAGGCGTGGAGGTCGTGCGTTAGAGTGAGGTGGGTTGGAGTGAGCGGCCCGGGAGGTGCCTTTTACGGTTGGTCGGttggtgggtggtggtaggTGTGTCGCTGGCGCTACTGCTGCTTGTATCGCTGCATTCAGTAGTGAGTGGcctgcttctggtgcttgtgctgctgcctgctTGTGCCGCTGCTTTTTCTTCCGGtgcagctggtgctgatgctgctggtgccagtTAGCGGCGGCGGTGGTGTGTgtggcagctgctgcccgACTCTATTTCTGGCAGGGAAGGGCATGGCCGGATGTGGGCACAACCTGTCCTGCCCTGTCCGTCCTGTCCTGTCCTGGCATGTCGGTCATACCCTGCCCAGTTGATCTTCCTTTTCTAACGAACGACCTGCGTCGCTGCTCGCTACCCTTAATTGTACCTGTTATTCGCTTTTACttcccccccccccccccctgCCCTGTCCTGTCGGTCATTTCCCCCTGCCCACACTGCCAGGtccccccccctccccctccctTTCCTTCCCTCGACGGTGTCTGTGCCTGCTGCCTGTATAAACCAAAccttcatttccatttaaCTGTCA
This is a stretch of genomic DNA from Sugiyamaella lignohabitans strain CBS 10342 chromosome C, complete sequence. It encodes these proteins:
- a CDS encoding retrotransposon-derived protein PEG10 isoform 1 encodes the protein MQILLRSVPEATAQLWLQQPPDSLARLTPEGFFTFLTNLYHISPRHVLKARESELRNLRCSSLSQVPTYNTTHRALSSELGWNESQRIDGYLAGFTQPDLVRHTDDVDPEYDYDQLQRHFQAFALRLYDKRRTDTSSNANNNGSRSSASRSASRKLSSEERRRREKEKLCLYCASPDHAVAQCSVKPVSNSSSSQSSSFPKPSSKSSGSTSRSKVVTPSSRVHMITVKTEPVESASSDFPDSFHEQALSDHDLSDLNEDDFVDSPSSGSSSSATSNSSTLQSNAFYLSHLMFAEVPACVPHEFLEVSFGPITGSETSVQAHVDTGAQSSLIDYDFAARHNLGVISADLDLYAYNATAPFARTHFQVPLSINWQGKFYRVKFVVVPNCPYPMVLGAGFLKFPFEFNLFQPHPLQPLPPRAVTPTCGPFMPQAPVPSQPASFASCRSSYKPPHNQHKRSYKYKHRRSPHNSTPTSRIYLVTTVENVDPPSFIPSRILKVFDTVPTSLPPHRSELI